In Phlebotomus papatasi isolate M1 chromosome 1, Ppap_2.1, whole genome shotgun sequence, the following proteins share a genomic window:
- the LOC129798868 gene encoding serine proteinase stubble → MPQWEHVITFRLFLLLALNSGTQLNASIISSVFGLPTECIHQNQVMPCKLSFSCWLQGGRHAQGCGENRWLFSCCVPDTPEPIVVAPPKPPVVRPLKPAASKIYPKVALLRRRIDTEAHNYECGISRSSQNTLQKRIIGGRLAQFAEYPWQAHIRILEYQCGGVLLSRRFIATAAHCIQQARIRDIIVFLGELDTQNSGTVSEPLPAERHRVIQKIIHPRFQFRITQPDRFDLALLKLSRPAGYKSHILPICLPVGQLDLTGVNGMIAGWGKTEASTGTGTSILRTASVPIISLTECVAWHESKNINVELYNEMLCAGHLDGRMDACLGDSGSPLIVKIKERHFLVGITSAGFGCGVEKQPGIYHNVMKTSKWIQETIKRS, encoded by the exons ATGCCACAATGGGAGCATGTAATCACCTTCAGACTCTTCCTCCTTCTTGCTCTCAATTCCGGCACTCAATTGAATGCAA GTATCATCAGTAGCGTGTTTGGCCTTCCAACAGAATGCATCCATCAGAATCAAGTGATGCCCTGCAAGTTGTCCTTCTCCTGCTGGCTCCAGGGTGGTCGCCATGCTCAAGGATGTGGAGAAAATCGCTGGCTCTTCTCATGCTGTGTCCCTGACACTCCAGAGCCCATTGTTGTCGCTCCACCAAAGCCACCAGTTGTGAGACCTCTGAAACCAGCTGCCAGCAAAATCTATCCCAAAGTGGCTCTTCTGCGGAGGAGAATCGACACAGAGGCTCACAATTATGAGTGTGGAATTTCCAGGAGCAGCCAAAATACTCTGCAGAAGCGCATTATTGGCGGAAGATTGGCACAATTTGCAGAGTACCCATGGCAGGCTCACATTAGAATTCTCGAATACCAATGCGGGGGAGTATTGT TATCCCGCAGATTCATTGCCACAGCTGCTCATTGTATTCAACAAGCTAGAATCCGGGATATCATCGTCTTCCTGGGAGAGTTAGACACCCAAAATTCAGGAACTGTGTCTGAACCTCTCCCAGCTGAGAGACACAGAGTCATCCAGAAAATCATCCATCCACGCTTCCAATTCCGAATTACCCAACCCGATCGATTTGATCTAGCGCTACTGAAGCTTTCCCGACCAGCGGGATACAA GAGTCACATCTTGCCCATTTGCTTGCCCGTTGGGCAATTGGATCTGACGGGAGTTAATGGAATGATAGCAGGATGGGGAAAGACAGAAGCCAGCACCGGGACAGGAACTAGTATTCTCCGGACAGCATCAGTCCCAATCATTAGCCTGACAGAATGTGTAGCTTGGCATGAGAGCAAAAATATAAATGTGGAGCTCTACAATGAGATGCTATGTGCTGGACATTTAGATGGGAGGATGGATGCGTGTCTGGGAGACAGCGGAAGTCCCCTGATCGTAAAGATCAAGGAACGGCATTTCCTGGTAGGCATTACGAGTGCAGGATTCGGATGTGGAGTGGAAAAACAACCAGGAATCTATCACAATGTCATGAAGACCTCAAAGTGGATCCAAGAAACAATTAAGAGATCGTGA